Proteins from one Elgaria multicarinata webbii isolate HBS135686 ecotype San Diego chromosome 3, rElgMul1.1.pri, whole genome shotgun sequence genomic window:
- the TEN1 gene encoding CST complex subunit TEN1: MLPAAGTYHFPWEINSASVSEGMTLRTFGRLHSYDLVCSQATLTAQHASVQYCCRVCTKFVEPFQALLGSQYIVLGEAEYEEGEEIVLKARVFTCVEGINLQLLEKAIEEQRKYFQERQKNLEGSTT, translated from the exons ATGCTTCCGGCTGCTGGAACATATCACTTTCCTTGGGAAATAAACTCAGCATCAGTTTCAGAAGGGATGACCCTGAGAACATTTGGCAG gCTGCACTCCTATGATTTGGTCTGCTCCCAAGCCACCTTAACAGCTCAGCATGCGTCAGTTCAGTACTGCTGCCGAGTTTGTACCAAGTTCGTGGAACCATTCCAAGCCCTACTTGGATCTCAGTATATTGTCTTGGGGGAAGCTGAATATGAGGAGG GTGAGGAGATAGTGCTAAAGGCCCGCGTGTTTACATGCGTGGAAGGAATAAACCTTCAATTGTTGGAGAAAGCTATAGAGGAACAGAGAAAATATTTCCAGGAGAGACAAAAGAACCTGGAAGGAAGTACTACTTAG
- the CDK3 gene encoding cyclin-dependent kinase 3, whose translation MEANGRLDQQQQSRRQRMDTFQDEFQKVEKIGEGTYGVVYKARNKQTGQLVALKKIRLDSETEGVPSTAIREISLLKELKHPNIVRLLDVVHSQKKLYLVFEYLNQDLKKYMDSSRTGELPPSLVKSYLYQLLQGVSFCHSHRVIHRDLKPQNLLINEMGAIKLADFGLARAFGVPLRTYTHEVVTLWYRAPEILLGCKYYSTAVDIWSIGCIFAEMVTRKALFPGDSEIDQLFRIFRTLGTPTESLWPGVTQLPDYKGNFPKWPRKDMKVVIPNLDRDGRDLLVQLLLYDPNRRISAKAALTHQYFWQTPRDAKEQCVVERYDL comes from the exons ATGGAGGCAAATGGAAGACTAGATCAGCAG CAACAATCCAGAAGACAAAGAATGGACACATTCCAAGATGAATTCCAGAAGGTGGAGAAGATTGGTGAGGGCACCTATGGAGTAGTATATAAGGCTAGAAACAAACAGACAGGCCAATTAGTCGCTTTGAAGAAGATCCGTCTAGATTC GGAAACAGAAGGAGTTCCCAGTACAGCAATCAGAGAAATATCACTGTTGAAAGAACTGAAACATCCAAACATAGTGAG GCTTCTTGATGTGGTACACAGTCAGAAGAAACTCTATCTAGTCTTTGAATACCTGAATCAGGACCTTAAAAAGTACATGGATTCATCCCGTACAGGGGAGCTGCCTCCAAGTTTGGTCAAG AGCTACCTTTACCAGCTGCTACAAGGTGTGAGCTTCTGTCACTCCCATAGAGTCATCCACAGAGACTTGAAGCCCCAGAACCTGCTCATAAATGAAATGGGAGCCATTAAACTGGCTGATTTTGGCCTAGCTAGAGCCTTTGGTGTTCCACTCCGTACTTACACTCATGAG GTTGTAACCTTATGGTATCGGGCTCCTGAAATTTTACTGGGTTGTAAATACTATTCAACAGCTGTGGATATCTGGAGTATTGGCTGCATATTTGCAGAAATG GTGACCAGAAAAGCATTGTTTCCTGGGGACTCTGAAATTGACCAGCTCTTCCGGATTTTCCGTACTCTTGGTACACCTACTGAATCATTGTGGCCTGGAGTGACACAGCTTCCTGACTACAAAGGGAATTTCCCCAAATGGCCAAGAAAAGACATGAAGGTGGTAATACCAAACTTGGACCGAGATGGACGAGACTTGCTGGTT CAACTACTACTGTATGATCCCAACAGACGCATCTCAGCCAAAGCTGCTTTGACCCACCAGTATTTCTGGCAGACTCCTCGGGATGCCAAAGAGCAATGTGTGGTGGAGAGGTATGACCTATGA